In Drosophila yakuba strain Tai18E2 chromosome X, Prin_Dyak_Tai18E2_2.1, whole genome shotgun sequence, a single genomic region encodes these proteins:
- the LOC6524507 gene encoding probable serine/threonine-protein kinase DDB_G0278845: MQQKVEEKIDPLTRIQEEIKEVVRREEEYRQLATLSSSATITSASPDFETYTVNGNFEPKLQPDDEHDLVESQEQQQDPDQDQGMLVTAQPAAVQTTSLLLPIDELSNTPSLASSVNSAKEESLDGQHSDDSGISASSQSNTLITGITTNVAKQQPLKLTLVTRQEQRYIGPNCYNLTPEPPQQKLITRTISTPQLSGLPQKRQFAFGGAATKGVMQRFIASHGKLGNTSPLPAASPMTLSLGAVNANGTLNANGQINNISSNINNSNNNNNTLKLNTRTAMAFLESGGSTGGINSSSVTLSSAGIERDSEGRPLRRGYVPVEQKIQRELQDLKSRESELKRLRKINRQNTLKASLDKLQLSTDDEADVDDDDDEDSEVEHCYGPGKLRNAQSTQELDRNGNEQDIVHKPLGNRSLNAAAYISNGISNGNGNGMRPAMSLAQLCDLTPEEAPSSRGLIAQWESLIKKNAEVGTVEAII; the protein is encoded by the exons AAAATCGATCCCCTGACACGCATTCAGGAGGAGATCAAGGAGGTGGTGCGGCGCGAGGAGGAGTACCGCCAGCTGGCCACTCTTTCGTCCAGCGCCACGATCACTTCCGCTTCGCCGGATTTCGAGACATACACGGTTAATGGTAACTTTGAGCCAAAACTGCAGCCGGATGACGAGCACGATCTGGTTGAAAGccaggaacagcagcaggatcCGGATCAGGATCAGGGCATGCTGGTCACCGCCCAACCGGCGGCCGTGCAGACCACCTCGCTCCTGCTGCCCATCGACGAGCTGTCCAACACACCATCGCTGGCCTCCAGCGTGAACAGCGCTAAGGAGGAGAGTCTCGATGGCCAGCACTCGGATGACTCGGGCATTTCGGCCTCCTCGCAGAGCAACACCCTCATCACTGGGATCACCACGAACGTGGCCAAGCAGCAGCCACTGAAACTGACCCTGGTGACGCGTCAGGAGCAGCGCTACATTGGACCCAACTGCTACAATTTGACCCCTGAACCGCCACAGCAGAAGCTGATCACCCGCACCATATCCACGCCCCAGCTGAGTGGTCTGCCCCAGAAGCGGCAGTTTGCCTTCGGTGGCGCCGCCACCAAGGGTGTGATGCAGCGCTTCATTGCTTCGCATGGCAAGTTGGGCAACACCAGTCCCCTGCCGGCTGCCTCTCCAATGACCCTATCCCTGGGCGCTGTCAATGCCAATGGCACCTTGAATGCCAATGGCCAGATCAATAATATCAGCAGCAATattaacaacagcaacaacaacaacaacaccctCAAGCTGAACACCCGCACAGCAATGGCATTCCTGGAGTCTGGCGGCTCAACGGGGGGCATCAACTCGTCATCGGTGACCCTTTCGTCGGCAGGCATCGAACGGGACTCGGAGGGCAGGCCCCTGCGACGTGGCTATGTCCCCGTTGAGCAGAAGATCCAGCGCGAGCTGCAGGACCTGAAGTCACGCGAATCGGAGTTGAAGCGTCTGCGCAAGATCAACAGGCAGAACACACTGAAGGCCTCGCTGGACAAGCT GCAACTCAGCACAGATGATGAGGCTGATGtagatgacgatgatgatgaggacTCCGAGGTGGAGCACTGCTACGGGCCCGGAAAACTGCGCAATGCCCAGTCCACACAGGAACTCGATAGGAATGG AAACGAGCAGGACATCGTGCACAAGCCATTGGGTAATCGCAGTCTGAACGCAGCCGCCTACATATCAAATGGCATCAGCAATGGTAATGGCAACGGAATGCGTCCGGCCATGTCGCTGGCCCAGCTCTGCGATCTGACGCCCGAGGAGGCGCCCTCATCGCGTGGACTCATCGCCCAGTGGGAGAGCCTGATCAAAAAGAACGCCGAGGTGGGAACGGTCGAGGCGATCATCTAA